The Engystomops pustulosus chromosome 7, aEngPut4.maternal, whole genome shotgun sequence DNA window tggtgtgcaccccctctggcaggatcctctcttttttaagcttcctatgcccttgtttttaagaaataaaaagccttacaaattatgcatatgagcctCAGTGGCGGCAGTCTccataacacctatggagcctgcaactcctatggctcatttgcataattttaaaagcttttttttttaaataaaccaaggcaagtagatttcctttaactcattTCATCCAATTaattaaaaatggaataaaaaacagaaaaactatATTCTAGAGTTGAAAATTTTCGAACTTTTGTGTATTGTAGTGTCAACACAGGAACGATAATTAAGAAGTAGAAGATACTCTGATTCTGTGTGAACATTAGGTATACCAGGGAAATCACTCACTGAATGTATGCTCAGGTTTCCAAAGTCTTGATATATGCCCAAAGAGTCACCTAGAGCATAATAGGGAAGTAGGATGTTTCACCGCCAAGAAGGAATCCATAGTGTCTAGAAAGATGCCAAGATGGTTGTTCATAAGAACCTGTGTGCTCGAAATAATGACAACAATCAATGCCGGATCATTTCATTCTCTTATCAGCTTGATAGCCTGCAGAGATTGATGGTGTTTTTTCTATCATTTAATGGTTTGGTAGCTTACATAATttagttttaattgtatttttaacaTCTTTGTTCCTCATGCTGTAGATAATGGGATTCAACATTGGTGTCaccactgtatatacaatggaCATGACCCTGTCAATCTTAGGAGATTGTGCGGAGTGAGGTTTCAGATACATAAATATACTTGGCCCAAAGTACATAGACACGACTGTAAGATGGGAGGCACATGTGGAGAAAGCTTTATCCCTCCCTTGTGCAGATATTGTCTTAAAGATGGTCGAGATGATACGGATATATGAAATTAATGTCAAGAAGAAAGCAAACAAGACAACGATCAGCGCTGCCACAAACATGACTATTTCATTGAAACGAGTATCTTTGCAGGAAAGTTTGAAAAATGGCGGCATCTCACAGAAGAAGTGGTTGACGTGATGGGATTTGCAAAATGGCAGCTGGAAAGTAAGGGTTACATGAACACTGACACCCCCGAAGCCCACACCCCATGCTATGGAAGCTAAACCAAGACACATCTTCTTATTAATGATGATTTGGTAGTGCAATGGTCTACAAATGGCTACAAATCGATCGTAGGCCATGACAGCAAGAATGATGCACTCTGCGCCTCCCAAAGCCATATGGAAATACATTTGTAGTGCACATCCCACCAGAGAAATACTCCTGTCCTTGGACAGAGTATTCATTAGAATTCTCGGCACAATGGTGGAAGAGAAACAGATGTCAATCATGGAGAGATTACTCAGGAAGAAATACATAGGAGTGTGAAGCTTTGAGTTTATCAACACCACAATGATCAGTAGAACATTTCCTGACAATGTTATCAGATACATGATCAAGAACAGGCAAAAGAAGATGATCTGGAGATGTGGGACATCAGACAATCCAAGAAGGATGAATCCTCTTTGAGAGGTTTGGTTTGAGGTTTCCATTATATGTTAAGTACCTGGTGAATTGTCGGTATCAGGGTCTGTAGTTTTTCACTGATCCTCAAACCTATGATGAGTAGAACATTTCTCGACAAATACATTATCAATAATAGAGCACAGCAGATACTCTGAATATATGGGACATCAGAGAGGCCAAGAAGAATAAATTCTCTTTGAGAGGTCTCCATAACACGTAATGAACCTAGAGAATAAAAGGAAAGAAAAGAGGATAGTTCTACACACAACCTTCTTCTGGTTTTACCATTAGTGTGGCCTCATGTTTGGATGTATAACCCATTCTAGCTTGACCTTAGGACACACCTGGTTTGCTATGATATTTTCCCCTATGTGTATTATTAGAAAGAGAATAAAGAAAAGTGATACAAGCGCCCCATGTGTGAAAGCAGTTTCTTGCTTAGTAAAGAAGTATGATTGGTAATCTGCTCACCTTTTCTGGTTGTACAATCGGTACAACACGTAAAGTAGCTTAGGTATTGTAGTGGTCTCGGCAGCCGTCCTGGATTTGTTCCGGCAATAGAATTTGTCGGAGAACAGAGTAATAAATGTATGGAGATCTTCCAGGCTATCTGCGGCGCCAATCACTCATAATACGAATAATTCCTATTCATAAAGGACTATCTTTATTCAGAGGCTGAAGAATACGCGTTTCAAGCCCGGACCTAgatcttccttccttccttataTACAGCACGGTCATCTCGTTGAGTCCTGAGGGTTTTAGTCTATATATCCAATAGATTTCCCTCTTTTTTAAGGCTCCGTCATTGACCTCCTGATTAATATGATTGATGGGGATAATGGAGATATTTCCTTCTCATTTATGCTTCAATGCTCAATGTTTCGAGAGACCATGCTTTAGAATATTGTGCTTAATATTGTATCGATGCTGATTGACCTTGCAGTGGAGGGCCTGAGTGGTTCTTCCTACATACTGTAGGCCACATTGGCATTCGATCAAATATATTATGTATTGGCTGCTGCAGTTTAACCTGTGTTTTAAATTAAATGTTTCTTTGGCGTTATTTGATGTGAATATGTCCAATATCTTTATTATTTTGCAACATAAACATAATGGCTTGAAACTACCTTTTTGTTTGATGGTTGGTTCTCTTTGTAGTTTATATTGTTTTGGAATACTGGGGGCTAGAAGGTTTTGCACCTGTAGGGTACAGCCTTTGTTAGTAGTGGGTCTGATTTGATGATGTTCCAGTGTCTTTTAAGAATATCTAAaatctgtatataactgaggaagagcccggtccgCGCTCAAAACGCATATTGttcagcctatgaataaagatattcgTTTATGAAAAGGaattattctgagtgattggcgccgCAGATAGCCCGGAAGATCACTATACATTTACTACGTGTATTATCTAATAGAACTGACAGGTAGTAGCCACATGCTCACCTATTTAGTCTGTTATCAAGGCACATATATTTGCTGTTTTAATGACTGAAGGGCTTTGATCCTTCCTTTATATTAACACTGTATTAGATAGGGTTAAATATGTTGGATTTGATGGTCTGATTTCTTTCTCTAACCTTATTATCTATGATACTAATTTATGTAGTATTTTCATGTAACCCTCATTCCAGAGAGGTTGTCTTTAAAGGTCAAGGACTTTCAATCAGtgaccaagcaccaagcagaccTTCTTTATGTGTTGTTGAGGAAATAGAACCTCAGAAGCACAATGAAAGCTGGTCTTTAGAATATTTTAATATAAATCCCCAAAttcagtgcccccccccatttattttaAACTTTCCTACACAGATTTCTTGGCTATTGGTAAGACCAACGAAAGATGTTAAGTATCTGGAGAAGCAGGACCTACAAGATTTCTTTATGTGCAGGGTAGGGAAAACATTACTCTGAAGGATATGAGAAGCCTTCTCTGTGAGGGGCCAGGGGATGGAGGCCTAACAGGCTTTCTCTAAAAGGCCAAGAAGGCCTTACTGGTTTTCTCTATGAGTGGCCAAAGGAGAGGACAAGCATTGGTCTTCTCAATGAGTGGACTGAGTTTTCAGGAGTTTAATGGCTACCAATTTAGTCTAAACCTGCCTCAGATCAGAGATTATACTGATTTTTTAGCTTAGGGTTGAAACTAAATTTTGAGGCTGAACACTGTCTGGATTTCTTGACATGTTATATTATCTGCTGAGATATTATATCTATCTGTATCATGTCTCATACTGAACTGCTGCAACTAATTCTCATGAGTGATACAGTCTGTTGTGCCAGTATTTTATACAATGCTAGTCAACGTATCTATCCCTTCCATatgtgatgctgtctgctgagaAAGTATCAGAGCCTATTGTCTTTTACTTCTAATTCAATGAATAGGGTCACAGTATCTTACAAGGTTTACTCTACTGTATCATACATTGTGCCGACTCATTTTTGGGTCAGTAACCCAAAAATGTCCTATGACAGTATTTCTATTTGCTTTGATCTttagatttttacattttgcttAGTTTTTGCTTTTAACATGTTCTGACAGAATGGAAGATGAAATAGAGGAGATCAATAGAAAATTAAGCTGTAAAATCTGTAAAAGTGACAACAACTCTACTAAAACAGACCTGACCTACAGTCTCTTCCTAAGAACATGAATGCATTTTTTCCCATAGATTCAACTTACCTTAGGAAGAACATGTCTTTGGTTGTTCATTGACCACACATGCATAATTCTGATAACCACCAAGATAGTTTGTGCTCATATTCAATCAGCATGGAGGATGCAATAATAACAGCAATGCCCCTTCATATATATGACATCAATGTTTAGTCCCAGTTGTATAAATCTTGATTAAGAGAAATTGTCAAGTTCCAAAAAGCTCCCTGTTCAGTTATTTCTCAGTAGACATCCAAGTTGCAAAAAATTGTACCCTGATGTTACTTAAGTTTATTCAGGTTGTACTTCCAAAGTGGTTTTTATCATCTTCTTTAAGAAActcttcaacttttttttttattacctacTGTATGGAGGAAGTCTAGAGGAAGACAGATGTGGTCCACTGGATGTGGTCTACTTATTGTCCCTGCCACTTGTATGATAACATTTTCATGGACTGGATAGGCCTTGCACTTATTTTTAttagaaaacataacaaaaaagagttaaaaaagaaagaaaaagtctaCCAAAAGCTCAAGATATGGAAATCTGTAGTGACACTTCCGCAGTAGTTTCTAAAAATGGCAAATATTGCTCTTCTCTTGTAGTATGCATATTACATTAAgttatttttataggtaaataggcTTTTGggtcacctaaaagaatgtgctgaATTTCTCAATTGGGATCAGGTATCAAACTTATGTCCTTGAACACCACACCCAGGACTGCCTTTATTGACAGCTCCCTTTAAGGACCTTTCCTTAAGAAAAACCTGGGTGTGAGTGTGTGTTTCTTTTGTATGCAGTTGTGGCACAGCTGAACCAGTCAGTTACTGGAGTGGCATCCTTTACtccccttatattctgcccaggtcCATCAGAGGTTGCATTATATTGCAATTCTactttttgtctttgtttttgcTTTGCTATATCTTTGCTGTTCTGTGTATCCAACCTCAGCTATGTTTGTTTGACCATTCTCTCACTATGCCTTTTGGATTTGACCAGGTCCCAATGTATCTTGTCTCTCCCAATGTGACCCCCACTTTCCCTGACGCAGAGTAGTGTTTGGTATTGattgacatttttatttattctaatgtgtatacTGATCTGTCTCTCACTTCTTGTTACTtgcctgctccaccatccagaagCTGCCAAGACGAGGTAAGTTCTCACTGTCACCTTGCAAGGTCGCTCAAgattagttaggttcctgatagtagggtggtttatctgctgtaggccaccacttacccagtctgatagCGCCAAGTTGTTGTTGCAGTCTTTGTTGGACAGGTTTGTGAAAGCATATTTTCCACCTTACATGCAAATGGTTCAGTTTCACAATTTAAGCTTCTAGGACTGAGTGTATCAATATCCATGAACTTTTTGCCTTGGACATCTTTGTTTTGAAGTCTCCCCAATCTCCAATCTTCATGGACTATCTATATGCCAAAAATCATAGATTCCACAAAGCTGGTTGTTTCCACTTAAAATATTTTGGTAATGTAACTAGAGATggacgaatttgttaaaattcgtttcgtcccgattcaccaaattttttgaaaaaatttgtttcgacccgaatcgaatcacaacaaatcacgttaaaaaacaggcatttcctgactgcagagagcctgtagggtgttgtagaacgttgtgccatgcttaaatatgcatagggagcatggtttggtcttcaaacaatgctgtgttttagtatgacacgcacatgacagccgcggctcttagaatcgcttcactcttcacttccatgtgcacttacataggccaacttccgcaaataagcgaagcgggaatgcagcctgacaaggtaacgtctgtgccagctagaAAGGACCgagatgagggccaagatcccactataacatcaaagagtgcactctttttacactgacatcagatgattccatagattacgacacaacctgttctgttaaacgtggatacatgtggaaagccccccaaaagagtgcagaggatgtcggcagtaattttgcattgacgtcactgatcatttttcccttcttttcacgcaacagtgtcctctttcaatcggtcaataattcatcagtattgctaaagccaaaaacaaacaggagtttatccagaatagagatgagcagcaaatgggatacttacatgtcctctgtgttctgtatccacacctgcttttggctatcaatcctgaagcttttcatccttctgacagatgaaatgaaggggaaaaccaaacatagtggcaacgtcatagagtgatggagggtgaaaacagcattatggaaataacagggtgttccagggagacagcggtcagttgacagcagcatgagtaggctgcagagtggcacaatgacaaattatggaggtggcagaaacatggtaggccacaaagtggcacaatgataagagtgtggaggtggcggcagcagaagcagcagcaggagcccacaggtggcagcaacatggtggcagcaacagggatagccacagagtggcacaataatttattgtggaggtggcatcagcagcaggatcccacagagtggtacaatgatatagtgggaaggtagcatcagaagcagcaagagcagcagagtggcacaatgatatagtgtgttggtggcatcaaaagcagcagcagcaagagcccgtagagtggcacaatgatatagtgtgaaggtggcatcagtagcagcagcagcaggaggagcccacagagtggcacagtgatatagtgtgttggtggcatcagaagcagcagcagcaggagctcgcagagtggcacaatcatatagtgtgaaggcggcatcagaagcagtagcagcaggagcccgcagagcggcacaatcatatagtgtgaaagtggcatcagaagcagcagcaggagcccgcagagtggcacaatgatatagtgtgaaggcggcatcagaagcagcagcagaaggagcccgcagagtggcacaatcatatagtgtgaaggcggcatcagaagcagcagcaggagcccgcagagcggcacaatgatatagtgtgaaggcggcatcagaagcagcagcaggagcccgcagagtggcacaatgatatagtgtgaaggcggcatcagaagcagcagcagaaggagcccgcagagtggcacaatcatatagtgtgaaggcggcatcagaagcagcagcaggagcccgcagagcggcacaatgatatagtgtgaaggcggcatcagaagcagcagcaggagcccgcagagtggcacaatgatatagtgtgaaggcggcatcagaagcagcaacagcaggagcccgcagagtggcacaatgatatagtgtgaaggtggcatcagaagcagcaggagcctgcagagtggcaccatgatatagtgtgaaggtggcggacaattccagtccctggtaaagatggtaggaggcagatggtgcaactagcagcagatgtgtggtatcaggcgggtggcagcatcagaatagtatctgaggcaggtagttagaaccccgactcatttctcaaagtttggaggaggcgtcatggctgatctaatctgatgcattaggcattggtgagttgaaatcctggccaatccaagcctgattcatcttgacaaaggtcaatctctccacattacgggtggacaagcgggttctcctggggtaacgatggccaccgccacactgaacacccgctctgatgccacactactgggcaggacagcttctctactgcaaacaccgcaagttgcggccacgcatcaagtttggctgcccagtagtccatgggatcctctacctcaggtggtaaagtgctatcCAAGTATCcaaggtctgcttcatgtcctgctgctgctgctggtggcggctaccctcctcactaggtgggtgaaggaaatttctcattaaggaatccagacttaagcgactgttgatggaactgctactgctcctaccccctcagctccccacagcagccgtggtagtagtacgtgagcaatgactgccaggaatcccccagtcagacctgacagaggagggacaatggcacacataggcagcggccaactgtgtgctcagtatttctctatagtatgccagttgttccttcctctcagcagcagaaaaaagtcacccattttggaccggtagtgagggtccaagagggtggagaaccaaaagtcatccctattccgaatgttgactattcagctgtcactatttaggcaaagcagcatgctgcgggctatCTGGgcaggtgactctgagggactcccggcctccatatccacagtatactgccacggtgcttctgggtcatatgcctcgtcttctacctcctccggatgctcctgctcctcctctcctgtcacctgattagaaaaaccacaaattgcaccagactctgcttgtgctccaatgtcctcctccgcctcctcctcctccagttcagcccccaccggactcatgtggccatgagatgtagtctccacttctccagtgccctgaccagacagattttgcagcatgagttccaggacatgaagcagtggaatgacgttattcatcccgcagtcctggcgactgacaaataacgtggcctcttcaaaaggcctgagcaaacggcaggtgtcacgcatgagctgccagtggctgacatcaaagttacacaggggagtactacggtccgcttgcatcatcaaaaaatcattaatggcttttctctgttcatacaggcggtctaacatatggaggctggaattccaacgggtggaaacatcgcatatcagactatgttgggataggccgttctggcgctgcaactcgaggagggtgtgcttggctttgtaagaatggctgaagtgcgtgcacactgtcctggccatttttagagagtcttgcagatgggtgtaagacttcaggaacttgttgactaccagattgaacacgtgcgctatgcagggcgcatggaccatccctcctctgtccagcgcggacaccatgttcctcccattgtctgtcaccattgatgtcttcttgcatgacgcggagaagttcctcccctgtgtgacttcgtttgcccaggcaaaccaggtgtagaactgtgtgacaccgctgtgccctgcacatgtggtatgatggagcagcacttgtggaggctgaggtggtggtggagaaggaggaggaggaggtggacactggcggaggagcagcagtttgacaacccGGAGGAGAAagtgccgtctcttgtggaagttgttggtgtggctgggtgggaagcacattcacccagtgggccgtaaaggacatatactggccctgaccataattacagctccacacgtccgcgctgccatgcaccttggaagaaactgataagctcaaggacaggcccaccttctgttgtacatattggtgaagggctggcacagcttttttggaaaaaaaattgcggcttggaactctccacctcggttcggcacaagccattagttctctgaagggtgcagagtccacgacttggaaagggagagactgcagtaccaacaacttcaacaagagcacggtcagcttcagcaccttaggatggctggacgcatagagttgtctttttgtaatcgcctcgctcaacgacagctggcgccatgcgtagcgaggagcaggagcatctggaccgggagatgatgtcaaagacaaacagctcccttcggcagaggtgctggagccttgacttgctgacaCAGCATCTGTgctactaggtgctgctgctgttgctgctcctgcaggatggaccgcatctgacacccatttctcccaggccattggatggtgacgctgcatgtgttggtgcagggccatggtgccaaggttagctccctggccacgcttcactttctgcacgcagatacgacatatacccacgctcggctcctctggtgtctttacaaaaaactgccacaccgctgaggtggtaattttaccgccaacactctgcactgagcgactaccccctgtgccactgcttatatgggcctgcgaatcgggatttgtaccccacggacgtttggctcccgtcctcgcactgctgccaccctgctgactcacagccacagtagcgacttgctgcctgctctgcaagctgacactctcttcgcccgacgatgatgaatcccctgctacacccggctcccaagtgcgatcggctacatcatcgtcaatttgcgtttcccggtcactgctactctcctcactggtgtcagtatgcacagcctacctactgcaggaagcagcggaagtctaccccacctcttcactgcaaagcagctgctgactgtcctcaaacacttcgtcctcgctgaatagtggcgctgagcccagaccgcCTAGTAGCTctgtggctgcgggaaaggaacaggacagagcctggttgaggacaggtgagggccgctgacctgctcctgggccatgccaactaattgttgtatcagaggaacctacggactcttggctggggttgtcagatgttatatttgaggaattggatgacctagtcaaccattcaacaacctttgggttgttgatcaacacactgccactagatgacaacgcaGTTctagcctcacagagtcacccctgctgcgatatccccttactgtgctgccacctctgcctgctccacctgccacctttctgtctgacatagtggtttataaactacatggatttgacacgtaaatctggctgcaaactagagcccccaaaaggtattgcaatgtacgttatacagataccccacaactgacagtgtaatttcagcgaaaatcactgtatacactatgtggatttgacacgtgaatctggctgtaaactagagcccccaaaaggtattgcaatgtgcgttatacagataccccacaactgacagtgtaatttcagcgaaaatcactgtatgaactacgtggatttgacacgtgaatctgactgtaaactagagccccccaaaaggtattgcaatatgcgttatacagataccccacaactgacagtgtaatttcagcgaaaatcactgtataaacta harbors:
- the LOC140068676 gene encoding olfactory receptor 5V1-like, with the protein product METSNQTSQRGFILLGLSDVPHLQIIFFCLFLIMYLITLSGNVLLIIVVLINSKLHTPMYFFLSNLSMIDICFSSTIVPRILMNTLSKDRSISLVGCALQMYFHMALGGAECIILAVMAYDRFVAICRPLHYQIIINKKMCLGLASIAWGVGFGGVSVHVTLTFQLPFCKSHHVNHFFCEMPPFFKLSCKDTRFNEIVMFVAALIVVLFAFFLTLISYIRIISTIFKTISAQGRDKAFSTCASHLTVVSMYFGPSIFMYLKPHSAQSPKIDRVMSIVYTVVTPMLNPIIYSMRNKDVKNTIKTKLCKLPNH